From a single Anaerolineales bacterium genomic region:
- a CDS encoding Gfo/Idh/MocA family oxidoreductase, with the protein MDNQLNWGLLSTANINRALIDPLRASKRTRLLAVASRSLSSAEAYAREWDIPRTHGSYDDLLTDPDIDVIYNPLPNNMHAEWTIKALRAGKHVLCEKPLALSLEEVDAMVAAAQETGKILTEAFMYRHHPQTLKVKELVDSGALGKIQLIKGAFTFTLTRAGNYRQIKEMGGGSLWDVGCYPISYARTIVGEEPVEVFGWQVEGPGGSDDAFFGQMRFDNGVHAQFDSGFTSPYRSHIEIVGTEAVLNIPQAFKPGLKTELYLKRGDEIETLNIEGQELYIGEVDDMCDAVLNGAPPRISLADSRANTAVILALLESAQTGKTMAI; encoded by the coding sequence ATGGACAACCAGCTTAATTGGGGATTGCTTTCGACGGCGAATATCAACCGCGCTTTGATCGATCCCCTGCGCGCCTCAAAACGGACCCGCCTGCTGGCGGTGGCTTCGAGGAGCCTTTCCTCCGCTGAAGCCTATGCCCGCGAATGGGACATTCCCCGCACACACGGCAGTTACGACGACCTGCTCACCGACCCGGACATTGATGTGATCTACAATCCATTGCCCAACAACATGCACGCCGAATGGACGATCAAAGCCCTGCGGGCGGGCAAGCACGTCCTGTGCGAAAAACCGCTTGCGCTCTCACTTGAAGAAGTGGACGCCATGGTCGCCGCCGCGCAGGAGACCGGGAAAATCCTCACCGAGGCGTTCATGTATCGCCACCATCCACAGACGTTGAAAGTAAAAGAACTCGTGGACAGCGGGGCGTTGGGTAAGATCCAACTCATCAAAGGCGCATTCACATTCACGTTGACGCGCGCGGGAAATTACCGTCAGATCAAGGAGATGGGCGGAGGCAGTCTCTGGGATGTGGGATGCTATCCCATTTCCTATGCGCGGACGATCGTCGGGGAGGAACCGGTTGAAGTATTTGGCTGGCAGGTTGAAGGTCCGGGCGGAAGCGATGATGCGTTCTTCGGGCAAATGCGGTTCGACAATGGAGTCCACGCGCAATTCGACAGCGGTTTCACATCGCCCTATCGCAGTCATATCGAGATCGTTGGAACAGAGGCGGTATTGAACATCCCGCAAGCTTTCAAGCCCGGTCTGAAGACCGAACTATATCTGAAACGAGGAGACGAAATCGAGACGCTCAACATTGAAGGACAGGAACTTTATATTGGAGAAGTGGATGATATGTGCGACGCGGTTTTGAACGGCGCGCCGCCGCGCATCTCACTGGCAGACAGCCGCGCGAACACCGCCGTCATTCTGGCGCTGCTCGAGTCTGCACAGACCGGAAAAACCATGGCGATTTAA
- a CDS encoding glycoside hydrolase family 13 protein — translation MTTPDWVKDAIFYQIFPDRFAKSKRLPDIGFEAWDSPPTHYGFKGGDLYGVIDKLDYLQELGITALYFNPVFASASNHRYHTFDYYHVDPLLGGNEALKKLLNAAHKRNIKVILDGVFNHASRGFWQFHHVLEVGAGSPYKDWFHFDEERLKGHKHWGAYPTPHEQKLLHHEDSLTAIGYRGWWNMPALPKFNTNTPAVREFLFDVAEYWIKFGIDGWRLDVPGEIDDDEFWREFRRRVRAINPEAYIVGEIWHEAQRWLQGDQFDAVMNYLVTSASLGFFANSHLNMDVLHHAGGLKDRVRPMHAHDFANEIDHILHLYPQDITFAQLNLLDSHDMPRFLSCANGDKDALKLAWLFMFAIPGAPCIYYGDEIGVDGGHDPDCRKSFPWDEAKWDHDLLDYAKACITLRKEHPSLRRGEYKRIHAEGDVVVFSRSYKAETLTIAFNVAKEERTVSLHFEKNPNVLFGSPKIAGDQITIPPRSGVVLK, via the coding sequence ATGACGACACCAGACTGGGTGAAGGACGCAATTTTTTACCAGATTTTTCCCGACCGTTTTGCGAAGAGCAAGCGGCTGCCCGACATTGGTTTTGAAGCGTGGGACAGCCCTCCGACACATTACGGGTTCAAAGGCGGCGACCTGTACGGCGTGATCGACAAGCTGGATTATTTGCAGGAGCTGGGGATCACTGCGCTCTATTTCAACCCGGTATTTGCTTCCGCTTCGAACCACCGTTACCACACCTTTGATTACTACCACGTGGACCCGCTGCTCGGCGGCAATGAAGCCTTGAAGAAATTACTGAACGCCGCGCACAAGCGCAACATCAAAGTGATCCTTGACGGCGTGTTCAACCATGCCTCGCGCGGATTCTGGCAGTTCCATCATGTATTGGAAGTCGGCGCCGGCTCGCCCTACAAGGATTGGTTCCACTTCGACGAAGAACGCTTGAAGGGACACAAACATTGGGGCGCGTATCCCACCCCGCACGAGCAGAAGTTATTGCATCACGAAGACAGCCTGACCGCCATCGGTTACCGCGGCTGGTGGAACATGCCCGCCCTGCCGAAGTTCAACACGAACACACCGGCTGTGCGCGAGTTCCTGTTCGATGTGGCGGAGTATTGGATCAAGTTCGGCATCGACGGCTGGCGGCTGGACGTGCCGGGCGAGATCGACGACGACGAATTCTGGCGCGAGTTCCGCCGCCGCGTGCGGGCGATCAACCCCGAGGCGTATATCGTCGGCGAGATCTGGCACGAGGCGCAGAGATGGCTGCAGGGCGACCAGTTCGATGCGGTGATGAATTATCTCGTCACGTCGGCGTCGCTGGGATTCTTCGCCAACTCGCACCTGAACATGGATGTGCTCCATCATGCCGGCGGATTGAAGGACCGCGTCCGCCCGATGCACGCGCATGATTTTGCGAACGAGATCGACCACATCCTGCATTTATATCCGCAGGACATTACCTTCGCGCAACTCAACCTGCTGGACAGCCACGATATGCCGCGCTTTCTCTCCTGCGCAAATGGAGACAAGGACGCGCTGAAGCTCGCCTGGCTGTTCATGTTCGCCATCCCCGGCGCGCCGTGCATCTACTACGGCGACGAGATCGGCGTGGACGGCGGTCACGACCCCGATTGCCGCAAGTCCTTCCCGTGGGATGAAGCGAAGTGGGATCATGACCTCCTTGATTACGCGAAAGCATGTATCACGTTGCGGAAGGAACATCCCTCCCTGCGGCGCGGCGAATACAAACGCATCCATGCTGAGGGCGATGTGGTGGTATTCTCCCGCTCGTACAAGGCTGAAACACTGACCATCGCTTTCAATGTCGCCAAGGAAGAACGGACGGTCAGCCTGCATTTCGAAAAGAATCCAAACGTGCTGTTCGGCTCGCCGAAAATAGCAGGTGACCAAATTACCATTCCCCCGCGCAGTGGAGTGGTGTTAAAGTAA
- the ugpC gene encoding sn-glycerol-3-phosphate ABC transporter ATP-binding protein UgpC: MASVTYKNVIKRFGDLEIIKSMNIHVEDKEFLVLVGPSGCGKTTALRLLAGLEEITDGEITIGDRVVNDVAPKDRDIAMVFQSYALYPHLSVYDNMAFGLKLRKTPKDEIKRRVDEAAEILGITDLLARKPRQLSGGQRQRVAVGRAIVREPKVFLFDEPLSNLDAKLRVQMRAEISKLHQRLQTTFIYVTHDQTEAMTMATRIAVINKGILQQLDTPQNLYDKPNNIFVAGFIGSPAMNFFPARLSVSGGKVTVDTDDFQVKVPDALTGPYKDLDGKEVVFGIRPENIHDPEFAPPNIHGERVSAKVDVTELMGNETFLYLVSGKNTYVGRVDPRSKTRVGDTMQVIFDMDKFHIFDATTEEAIR; this comes from the coding sequence ATGGCAAGCGTAACATACAAGAACGTAATCAAACGATTTGGTGATCTGGAGATCATCAAGAGCATGAATATCCACGTAGAGGACAAGGAATTCCTTGTGCTCGTGGGTCCATCAGGCTGCGGCAAAACCACCGCCCTGCGCCTGTTGGCTGGACTGGAAGAGATCACTGACGGTGAGATCACCATCGGTGACCGCGTGGTGAACGACGTCGCGCCGAAAGACCGCGACATTGCCATGGTCTTCCAGTCGTATGCGTTGTATCCGCATCTTTCGGTGTACGACAACATGGCGTTCGGCTTGAAGCTGCGCAAGACCCCGAAGGATGAGATCAAGCGCCGCGTAGATGAGGCGGCGGAGATCCTGGGCATCACCGATCTGCTAGCCCGCAAGCCGCGCCAACTCTCAGGCGGTCAGCGTCAGCGTGTGGCGGTTGGACGCGCCATCGTCCGTGAGCCGAAGGTCTTCCTGTTCGATGAACCGCTCTCGAACCTTGACGCCAAACTGCGCGTGCAGATGCGCGCCGAGATCAGCAAGCTCCATCAGCGTCTGCAGACCACCTTCATCTACGTCACCCACGATCAGACCGAAGCCATGACCATGGCAACCCGCATCGCCGTGATCAACAAAGGCATTCTCCAACAGCTCGACACCCCCCAAAACCTTTACGACAAACCCAATAATATCTTCGTAGCCGGCTTCATCGGCTCGCCCGCCATGAACTTCTTCCCCGCGAGACTCTCCGTCAGCGGCGGGAAAGTGACGGTGGATACCGACGATTTCCAGGTCAAGGTGCCCGATGCGCTTACCGGACCGTACAAGGATCTGGACGGCAAGGAAGTGGTCTTTGGAATCCGCCCTGAGAACATCCACGATCCCGAGTTCGCTCCGCCGAACATCCATGGCGAGCGGGTTTCCGCCAAGGTGGATGTGACCGAGTTGATGGGCAACGAAACTTTCCTGTATCTCGTCAGCGGAAAAAATACCTATGTGGGACGTGTCGACCCGCGCTCCAAGACGCGCGTCGGCGATACCATGCAAGTCATCTTCGATATGGACAAATTCCATATCTTCGATGCCACAACTGAAGAAGCAATCCGATAA
- a CDS encoding alpha-amylase family glycosyl hydrolase, with protein MLKRIFLTLLLLSLLTSCALPAPLAGSNQSADSHWWRTAVFYEIFVRSFYDTDNDGIGDFSGITQKLDYLEALGITAIWLMPIHPSPSYHGYDVLDYYAVNPEYGTMDDFKTLLEEAHKRDIRIIIDLVLNHTSSQHPWFVEANSNPNSPYRDYYVWEDENKGNGWHQGEQGYYFGLFWGGMPDLNYNNPAVTEDMLNVTDYWLNEIGVDGFRVDAVKHLIEEDGKTENTPATYAWLEGFYEAYKKQNPNAYTIGEVFNAGSSVVKAYTGDKMDHIFNFEMASGFVNSANGGANSGVNSAIKFALMDMPDFNFAIFLTNHDQNRVMSVLNGSVNKAKMASFLMLTSPGTPYIYYGEEIGMQGQKPDEDIRLPMQWSADEFAGFSTAIPWRDVHIDYTQVNVAAQEGDSNSLLEHYRMLIQLRKDHTALQTGDIALPETGNSGIFVSLRSDRSGTFLILANLTDKEISEYGIKLNGTDLEKSAFSVETLFGAGQAQGQGRSGEAVPYKPFESLSPYAMYILRVNK; from the coding sequence ATGCTTAAACGGATATTTCTCACGCTTCTGCTTTTATCTCTTCTGACGTCTTGCGCTCTTCCCGCGCCGTTGGCTGGTTCCAACCAGTCAGCGGATTCCCATTGGTGGCGGACCGCCGTCTTCTACGAGATCTTCGTCCGCTCGTTCTACGACACGGACAATGACGGCATCGGCGATTTCAGCGGCATCACCCAAAAGCTGGACTATCTCGAAGCGCTCGGCATCACCGCCATCTGGCTGATGCCCATCCACCCATCACCGTCCTACCATGGATATGACGTGCTCGATTATTATGCCGTCAACCCCGAATACGGCACCATGGACGATTTCAAGACCCTGCTCGAAGAAGCTCACAAACGCGACATCCGCATCATCATTGACCTTGTCCTCAACCACACATCCAGCCAGCATCCCTGGTTCGTGGAAGCGAACAGCAACCCGAACTCCCCATACCGCGATTACTACGTCTGGGAGGATGAAAATAAGGGCAATGGCTGGCACCAAGGGGAACAAGGTTATTATTTCGGTCTGTTCTGGGGCGGTATGCCCGACTTGAACTACAACAACCCCGCCGTGACCGAAGACATGCTCAACGTGACCGATTACTGGCTGAACGAGATCGGCGTGGACGGCTTCCGCGTGGACGCTGTGAAACATCTGATCGAAGAGGATGGCAAGACCGAAAATACACCCGCCACCTACGCATGGCTGGAGGGATTTTACGAGGCATATAAAAAGCAGAATCCGAATGCGTATACCATCGGTGAAGTGTTCAACGCGGGTTCATCGGTAGTCAAAGCCTACACCGGCGATAAAATGGACCACATCTTCAACTTCGAGATGGCAAGCGGATTCGTCAACAGCGCGAACGGCGGCGCGAATTCGGGCGTCAACAGCGCAATCAAATTCGCGTTGATGGACATGCCCGATTTCAACTTTGCCATCTTCCTCACCAATCACGACCAGAACCGCGTCATGTCCGTTCTCAATGGCAGTGTAAACAAGGCAAAGATGGCATCGTTCCTGATGCTGACATCTCCGGGTACGCCCTACATCTACTACGGTGAAGAGATCGGCATGCAGGGACAAAAACCCGACGAAGACATCCGCCTGCCAATGCAGTGGAGCGCGGACGAATTTGCAGGCTTCAGCACCGCAATTCCCTGGCGGGACGTCCACATTGACTACACGCAAGTTAATGTAGCAGCGCAAGAGGGTGATTCCAACTCCCTGCTGGAGCATTACCGCATGCTCATTCAGTTGCGTAAAGACCATACAGCATTGCAAACCGGTGACATCGCCCTGCCGGAAACAGGAAATTCTGGTATCTTTGTCAGCCTGCGGAGCGACAGGAGCGGGACATTTCTCATCCTGGCGAACCTGACAGACAAGGAAATTTCGGAATACGGCATCAAACTCAACGGCACGGATCTGGAAAAATCCGCTTTCAGCGTGGAAACCCTCTTTGGGGCTGGGCAGGCACAGGGTCAAGGAAGAAGCGGCGAAGCCGTCCCCTACAAACCGTTCGAGAGTTTGAGTCCGTATGCGATGTATATATTGAGAGTGAACAAATAA
- a CDS encoding RHS repeat-associated core domain-containing protein — MRVSKMIVFGSEPFGAHYEVTNGVVTKYYYAGAQRIAMRQDGDLFFIIGDHLGSASLVTNANGTKVSEIRYRAASLWDKAWGEVRYESGASPTEYTYTGQYSYTADFGLMFYREASRSDSEVDNARWYDPSLGRFAQADTIVPSGIQGWDRYAYVNNSPVIYTDPSGHFSEEKQLKKWYGLNWRDKFSPIMISFLLEGQMGDVIHGDGISIMFVEDEDGVLSIWNLDSKSLEEISNYNDIDPEKVALYRPSQAGDGPTPTSWVGGLGEGIGKPWYGNPVYEKIFDLGCNQCADVYNLPDRWYQGDNQTYVDVVGGPVGFQMSIGNTVGVGYSVYELARQIGSRSMGDPRLGIAILAISLIDAILWDTAYGIQGPGHIAPIPLVPRPPTPNP; from the coding sequence ATGCGCGTCTCAAAAATGATAGTGTTTGGTAGCGAACCCTTCGGCGCGCACTACGAAGTGACTAATGGAGTCGTGACCAAATATTATTATGCAGGCGCACAGAGAATAGCCATGCGACAAGATGGAGATCTGTTCTTCATAATCGGCGACCACCTGGGCTCGGCCAGCCTTGTCACCAATGCCAATGGGACCAAAGTCTCTGAGATACGCTATCGCGCAGCATCCCTGTGGGACAAGGCGTGGGGTGAAGTCCGCTATGAGAGTGGAGCAAGCCCCACCGAATACACCTACACGGGACAATACTCCTACACCGCGGACTTCGGTCTCATGTTTTATCGCGAAGCATCCCGTAGCGACAGCGAAGTGGATAATGCAAGGTGGTATGACCCGTCACTGGGACGCTTTGCCCAGGCGGATACGATTGTGCCGAGTGGTATACAAGGCTGGGACAGATATGCGTATGTCAATAATTCGCCGGTGATATATACAGATCCAAGCGGGCATTTTTCAGAAGAAAAACAACTCAAAAAATGGTATGGCTTAAATTGGAGAGATAAATTTTCTCCTATTATGATTTCCTTCTTACTCGAAGGGCAAATGGGAGATGTCATTCATGGCGATGGTATTTCCATTATGTTTGTTGAGGATGAAGATGGTGTCTTGTCAATATGGAACTTAGATTCAAAATCTCTTGAAGAAATATCAAATTACAATGATATTGATCCAGAAAAAGTAGCGTTATATAGACCTTCTCAGGCTGGCGATGGTCCAACGCCAACAAGTTGGGTTGGTGGGCTTGGCGAGGGAATTGGTAAACCATGGTATGGTAATCCAGTATATGAAAAAATATTTGACTTAGGCTGCAATCAATGTGCAGATGTGTATAATTTGCCAGATAGATGGTATCAAGGAGATAATCAAACTTATGTTGATGTAGTTGGTGGACCAGTTGGTTTTCAGATGAGTATTGGAAATACGGTGGGAGTTGGTTATTCTGTATATGAACTGGCAAGACAAATAGGATCAAGGTCAATGGGCGATCCACGTTTGGGAATTGCCATTCTGGCAATATCATTAATCGACGCAATTCTGTGGGATACTGCTTACGGCATACAAGGCCCTGGTCATATAGCACCTATACCTTTGGTGCCTCGGCCTCCAACACCTAATCCATAA
- a CDS encoding DUF4491 family protein yields MNFFGIWICLITLFVIGMGFMWVIRGERYFGYLWWPYVIGLGAACVIGALFVPNDWVSALLGAAGASLIWGATELKEQALRGELGWYPFNGKKIDPPFVDAIKKWKAPSL; encoded by the coding sequence ATGAATTTCTTCGGCATCTGGATCTGTTTGATTACGTTGTTCGTGATCGGAATGGGCTTTATGTGGGTGATCCGAGGGGAGCGATATTTCGGTTATCTGTGGTGGCCCTATGTGATCGGACTGGGCGCGGCGTGTGTGATCGGCGCGTTATTCGTCCCGAACGATTGGGTTTCCGCCCTGCTTGGCGCAGCGGGCGCTTCGTTGATCTGGGGCGCGACCGAACTAAAAGAACAAGCCTTGCGCGGGGAGTTGGGTTGGTATCCCTTCAATGGGAAGAAGATCGATCCACCCTTTGTGGATGCGATCAAGAAGTGGAAGGCACCGAGCTTGTAG
- a CDS encoding ABC transporter permease subunit: MTTASPAKSKNPIVRFLNMNTSGQTSGRNLPLWRQLLLQILCLFILTTVMFPIMYIVTMSFSSQTSRPSSLDLFPKEISFVAYKQVLDRPTGNPVTFIELLGNSFKLSVGVGVVALFVAVTAAYAFSRFKFKMREVMMVMVFIPLLMPAVGLATPLYLLLNQFRISECSDGAISILPLFACAGDERGRLLFNLRDSLLGVGIAMTATALPFAVWNLKGYLDTIPRELEEAAAIDGADANQTFWKIVLPLAVPQLAVTFFLGFIGHWQEFVLTWLFLSQPKDYTLAMTLYNMTGQYANSIPWNRFAAMAVIVALPVAIVYIGLQKHIVGGLTSGSVKG, translated from the coding sequence ATGACAACCGCCTCGCCTGCAAAAAGCAAAAATCCGATCGTCCGCTTCCTGAATATGAACACCTCCGGGCAAACCAGCGGACGTAACCTGCCGCTCTGGCGCCAGTTGCTGCTCCAGATCCTGTGCCTCTTCATTCTGACCACCGTGATGTTCCCAATCATGTACATCGTTACGATGTCCTTCAGTTCGCAGACATCACGCCCGTCCTCGCTGGACCTGTTCCCGAAGGAGATCTCCTTCGTCGCCTACAAACAGGTGTTGGACCGTCCCACAGGCAACCCCGTCACCTTCATTGAACTTCTGGGCAACAGTTTCAAACTCTCCGTAGGAGTGGGCGTCGTCGCCCTCTTCGTTGCGGTCACTGCCGCATACGCCTTCTCGCGTTTCAAGTTCAAAATGCGGGAAGTGATGATGGTCATGGTGTTCATTCCGCTGCTCATGCCCGCTGTGGGTCTGGCGACGCCGCTTTACCTGTTGCTCAACCAATTCCGCATTTCCGAATGCAGCGACGGCGCAATCTCCATCCTGCCGCTCTTCGCCTGCGCGGGCGACGAACGGGGCAGGCTGCTCTTCAACCTGCGCGACTCGCTGCTCGGTGTCGGCATCGCCATGACCGCCACCGCCCTGCCCTTCGCCGTGTGGAACCTCAAGGGCTACCTCGACACCATCCCGCGCGAACTCGAAGAAGCCGCCGCCATCGACGGCGCGGACGCCAACCAGACCTTCTGGAAGATCGTGCTTCCGCTGGCTGTCCCGCAACTTGCCGTCACCTTCTTCCTTGGCTTCATCGGTCACTGGCAGGAATTCGTGCTCACCTGGCTTTTCCTCTCCCAGCCCAAAGACTACACCCTCGCCATGACACTCTACAACATGACCGGTCAATACGCCAACAGCATCCCGTGGAACCGCTTCGCCGCCATGGCGGTCATTGTTGCGCTTCCCGTTGCCATTGTGTACATTGGTCTGCAAAAGCACATCGTCGGCGGGTTGACCAGCGGAAGCGTCAAAGGCTAG
- a CDS encoding sugar nucleotide-binding protein, with protein MKAIITGVNGTVAPVLAKSLMAAGHRVVSWNRAQVPTDNQKAINEFIVNEHPDWFFHLANGSPDWAESAAQACALHRIKFLFTSSVSVFSSAQRGPFTVNNLPQPDDSYGNYKFECEQRVIGSNPDALVVRLGWQIGEAPGANHMVDFLDRTFRSDGRITASVNWYQACSFLADTADSLRYIMNCHSAGIYHLDGNPGLNFYEIALGLNRLFGNPWTVAANDAPNLNNLLRDERVPVSPITSRFAVRSDIQ; from the coding sequence ATGAAAGCCATCATAACCGGAGTTAATGGCACAGTTGCACCCGTCTTAGCGAAATCCTTGATGGCGGCTGGTCATAGGGTCGTGTCTTGGAACCGTGCGCAAGTGCCAACGGATAATCAGAAGGCGATCAACGAGTTCATTGTCAACGAACATCCTGACTGGTTCTTTCATTTGGCAAATGGGAGTCCTGATTGGGCAGAATCAGCAGCGCAAGCCTGCGCCCTACACAGGATCAAGTTCCTGTTCACAAGCTCCGTTTCTGTATTTTCCTCAGCGCAGCGCGGTCCGTTTACAGTAAACAACCTCCCACAGCCTGATGACAGTTATGGAAATTACAAATTCGAATGTGAACAACGAGTCATTGGCTCCAATCCTGATGCGCTGGTGGTGCGTTTGGGTTGGCAGATCGGGGAAGCGCCTGGTGCGAACCATATGGTGGATTTTTTAGATCGCACCTTCCGGAGCGATGGGCGTATCACTGCCAGCGTCAACTGGTATCAAGCCTGTTCGTTTCTCGCCGACACGGCTGATAGTCTCAGATATATCATGAATTGCCATTCTGCCGGCATCTATCATCTCGATGGAAATCCCGGGCTCAACTTTTATGAAATCGCCCTGGGTCTCAATCGTCTCTTTGGGAATCCCTGGACCGTGGCAGCAAACGATGCTCCCAATCTGAACAATCTTTTACGCGATGAACGTGTCCCAGTCAGCCCCATCACAAGCCGGTTTGCTGTGCGGTCTGATATCCAATAG
- a CDS encoding extracellular solute-binding protein has protein sequence MKKNLLVLLSALIIASLALSACGGGGGTTSGDVTEVTFWHAYGTGSAEEEVLAKILEQAATDLPQYKINVLQVPFNDIFNKYNTDVAAGGGPDMFIAPNDELGNLARTGTIRDITSVVEGKLGDYSELSQGGMMYDGKMYGIPESLKAVVLWYNKSLLPTPPATTDELKALMESGTPVSISYGCYHHWGFYGAFGAQVFDDDFNFVTSDANQAKMTESISYLNDLYALSVANNWPKNDSDGLAPFTEGTTVAITNGNWAMGDYRNALGDNLGVAPIPSGPGGAANPLLGVDGFYFNPNSENIEAAVDVALYLTNAASQTMMMNEAGHVPANITVDVTDPLIQGLLDAFATAYFRPQVEALGNYWGNFCGTDQVFEAGVAPAEWVSGAFENATK, from the coding sequence ATGAAAAAGAACTTGCTCGTTTTGTTGAGCGCACTGATCATTGCGTCGCTTGCGCTCTCCGCCTGTGGAGGCGGTGGCGGAACCACCTCCGGTGATGTGACCGAAGTTACCTTCTGGCATGCGTATGGCACCGGTTCCGCTGAGGAAGAAGTGCTCGCCAAGATCCTCGAACAGGCTGCCACGGATTTGCCGCAGTACAAGATCAACGTCCTGCAGGTGCCCTTCAATGACATCTTCAACAAGTACAACACCGATGTCGCCGCGGGCGGCGGTCCTGACATGTTCATTGCCCCCAATGACGAACTCGGCAACCTGGCACGCACCGGCACCATCCGCGATATCACCTCCGTTGTGGAAGGCAAGCTCGGCGATTACAGCGAACTCTCCCAGGGCGGCATGATGTACGACGGCAAGATGTATGGCATCCCTGAATCCCTCAAGGCTGTGGTCTTGTGGTACAACAAATCCCTGCTGCCCACACCTCCCGCCACGACCGACGAACTCAAGGCTCTGATGGAAAGCGGCACGCCTGTTTCGATCAGCTACGGCTGCTACCACCACTGGGGCTTCTACGGTGCCTTCGGCGCCCAGGTCTTTGACGACGACTTCAACTTCGTCACCAGCGATGCCAACCAGGCAAAGATGACGGAATCGATCTCCTATCTGAATGACCTGTACGCGCTCTCCGTTGCCAACAACTGGCCCAAGAACGACAGCGATGGACTCGCCCCCTTCACGGAAGGCACCACGGTCGCCATCACGAACGGTAACTGGGCAATGGGCGATTACCGCAATGCGCTCGGCGACAACCTCGGCGTTGCTCCGATCCCCTCCGGACCCGGCGGCGCAGCCAACCCGCTCCTCGGCGTTGACGGTTTCTACTTCAACCCGAACAGTGAGAACATCGAAGCCGCCGTTGACGTGGCGCTCTACCTGACCAATGCCGCCTCGCAGACCATGATGATGAACGAAGCCGGTCACGTTCCCGCCAACATCACTGTTGATGTGACCGACCCGCTCATCCAGGGCTTGCTCGACGCCTTTGCCACAGCCTACTTCCGCCCGCAGGTGGAAGCGCTCGGCAACTACTGGGGCAACTTCTGCGGCACCGACCAGGTCTTTGAAGCCGGCGTCGCTCCTGCCGAATGGGTATCCGGCGCGTTCGAGAACGCAACCAAGTAA
- a CDS encoding sugar ABC transporter permease — MAIAKRSSSRRTKMQRAILPYLYLLPAFLIMGVITFYPLVYQFIISFTNFDTTHLLLGLKSPELRFIGIKNYADILTGALPVENFNFFRVLLFNFWWAISNVVLHVPTGVLIAVLLNTEGLWMKRIYRAVYILPVVVPPLVVATVWRNIFDEQYGAMNQFLTALSGFFTQSDAMVRIRWLNEYTPPIPGFLPGAPLTLAYYAMMIANFWLGWPFMSVVATGALQSIPRDLYEAASIDGATGNQQFWNITVPLLRPAMIPAAVYGFTLTFNLFNFVFFMTGGGPARSTELLVTFAYNLVRNLRWYGVAAAFAVIIFIVALIVFLITNRITRATQNYQEA; from the coding sequence ATGGCAATTGCAAAACGATCCAGTTCCCGCCGCACAAAAATGCAGCGCGCGATCCTGCCTTACCTATACCTGCTGCCTGCGTTCCTGATCATGGGGGTCATCACGTTCTATCCGCTTGTCTATCAGTTCATTATTTCATTTACCAATTTCGACACCACCCATCTGCTGCTCGGGTTGAAATCCCCCGAACTGCGGTTTATCGGTATCAAGAACTATGCGGACATCCTGACCGGAGCCCTGCCGGTGGAGAATTTCAACTTCTTCAGGGTACTGCTCTTCAATTTCTGGTGGGCGATCAGCAATGTCGTCCTGCACGTGCCAACCGGTGTCTTGATCGCGGTACTGCTCAATACCGAAGGTCTTTGGATGAAGCGCATCTACCGCGCCGTTTACATCCTGCCGGTGGTCGTCCCGCCGCTGGTTGTGGCAACCGTCTGGCGCAACATCTTCGACGAGCAATACGGTGCGATGAACCAGTTCCTGACCGCACTAAGCGGCTTCTTCACACAATCCGATGCGATGGTACGCATCCGCTGGCTGAATGAGTACACACCGCCCATCCCGGGTTTCCTGCCGGGCGCACCGCTGACGCTCGCCTACTATGCCATGATGATCGCCAACTTCTGGCTCGGCTGGCCCTTCATGTCCGTCGTTGCAACAGGCGCACTGCAAAGCATCCCGCGCGACCTGTACGAAGCCGCCTCCATTGACGGCGCAACCGGCAACCAGCAGTTCTGGAATATCACCGTTCCGCTCCTGCGTCCCGCCATGATCCCCGCCGCCGTCTACGGCTTTACGTTGACGTTCAATCTATTCAATTTCGTCTTCTTCATGACAGGAGGTGGTCCCGCACGCTCGACCGAACTCCTTGTCACCTTTGCTTATAACCTTGTCCGCAACCTGCGCTGGTACGGCGTTGCCGCCGCCTTCGCGGTCATCATCTTTATCGTGGCGTTGATCGTGTTCCTGATTACGAACCGCATCACCCGCGCCACCCAAAACTATCAGGAGGCTTAA